From one Chlamydiifrater phoenicopteri genomic stretch:
- a CDS encoding porin has protein sequence MKKLFKSVLFAAVLGSGATSLALPVGNPGEPSLLIDGVLWEGASGDPCDPCSTWCDALSLRAGFFGDYVFNRLLKTNVPPTFTMSDDTTDANVASNFTADPSLPNKALHKNMTQSELYTNAGYLALNVWDRFDIFCTLGTTNAYIKGSSNAFNLVGLLGVDQVETTSGIDKSVPNASISNAFVELYTDAEFSWSIGARGALWECGCATLGAEFQYAQAKPQVSQLNVVSNVAQFSITHPKGFVGEEAKLPLPTLGSTSLVPAFSKTKSISANYNEWQVGLALTYRLNFISPYVGIKWARAKIDFDGAYVAQPQLEEQKFDLFTWNPTLGGDAAVTTDVEVLTQVSVTLNKLKSRKSTGFVTGATLIDADKFAVTVEGRFIDEKAVHVNGQFRF, from the coding sequence ATGAAAAAACTCTTCAAGTCGGTATTGTTTGCCGCAGTCTTGGGCTCCGGCGCCACCTCCCTCGCTTTGCCTGTAGGGAATCCTGGTGAACCAAGCCTTTTAATAGATGGTGTATTATGGGAAGGTGCTAGCGGAGATCCATGCGACCCATGCTCCACTTGGTGCGACGCTCTCTCTTTACGCGCGGGCTTCTTCGGCGACTACGTCTTCAATAGACTCCTTAAAACTAACGTCCCTCCTACCTTCACTATGTCGGATGACACCACAGATGCTAACGTTGCAAGTAATTTTACAGCAGATCCTAGTTTGCCTAACAAAGCTCTGCACAAAAATATGACTCAATCCGAGCTCTATACCAATGCAGGGTACCTCGCTCTCAATGTATGGGATCGTTTCGACATCTTCTGTACACTAGGCACCACTAACGCTTACATCAAAGGATCTTCTAATGCCTTCAACTTAGTAGGCTTATTGGGAGTAGATCAAGTAGAAACTACGTCTGGTATTGATAAATCTGTTCCCAATGCTTCTATTAGCAATGCTTTCGTGGAGCTTTATACAGATGCTGAGTTTTCTTGGAGTATCGGCGCCAGAGGAGCCCTATGGGAATGCGGGTGTGCTACCCTTGGAGCTGAATTCCAATATGCTCAAGCAAAACCTCAAGTCTCCCAACTCAATGTCGTCTCTAACGTCGCTCAATTCTCTATCACCCATCCTAAGGGATTTGTTGGCGAAGAAGCTAAATTACCTTTACCCACGTTAGGAAGCACTTCTCTTGTACCAGCATTTTCAAAAACAAAATCTATATCTGCAAACTATAACGAGTGGCAGGTGGGGTTAGCTCTAACTTATAGACTTAACTTTATCTCCCCTTACGTCGGCATCAAATGGGCAAGAGCCAAAATAGACTTCGATGGCGCCTACGTCGCTCAACCTCAGCTAGAAGAACAAAAATTTGATTTGTTTACTTGGAATCCTACATTGGGAGGAGATGCTGCGGTGACAACCGACGTTGAGGTATTAACCCAAGTATCCGTCACCTTGAATAAATTAAAGTCTAGAAAGTCTACAGGATTCGTCACCGGAGCTACCTTAATTGATGCTGATAAATTTGCAGTAACAGTTGAAGGACGCTTCATAGATGAAAAAGCCGTACACGTTAACGGCCAATTCCGCTTCTAG
- the pyrH gene encoding UMP kinase, translated as MSSLPKRVLFKISGESLAKESGGGLDEVRLSGMVGELRKVKNLGVQTVVVIGGGNILRGLEKEKELQINRVSADQMGMLATLINGMALADALKAENIPCLLTSTLSCPQVADLYNPEKALDALTSEKIVICTTGAGTPYLTTDTAAALRACELKVDLLLKATMHVDGIYDKDPRKFDDAVKYEKLSYQEFLAKQLGAMDASAVTLCKDGNVPIRVFSLSRYSLENALLDDSIGSLVCNIE; from the coding sequence ATGTCTTCTCTACCAAAGCGAGTCCTTTTTAAGATTTCTGGAGAATCTTTAGCCAAAGAGTCCGGAGGCGGCCTAGATGAAGTTCGTCTGTCTGGAATGGTTGGAGAACTCCGCAAAGTAAAAAATCTTGGAGTTCAAACAGTCGTTGTTATTGGTGGAGGCAATATACTCAGAGGGCTGGAAAAAGAAAAAGAACTGCAAATTAACAGAGTTTCTGCTGATCAAATGGGCATGCTGGCTACGCTAATTAATGGAATGGCTTTGGCCGATGCTTTAAAAGCCGAAAATATTCCTTGCTTACTTACTTCTACCCTTTCTTGCCCTCAAGTTGCAGACTTGTACAACCCAGAGAAAGCTTTAGATGCCCTAACTAGTGAAAAGATTGTTATTTGCACAACGGGAGCGGGAACCCCTTATTTGACAACGGATACAGCGGCAGCCCTACGTGCTTGCGAACTTAAAGTAGACTTGCTACTAAAGGCCACTATGCACGTAGACGGAATCTACGATAAGGATCCAAGAAAGTTTGATGATGCGGTTAAATATGAAAAGCTTTCTTATCAAGAGTTCCTAGCAAAGCAACTGGGGGCTATGGATGCTTCGGCTGTTACTCTTTGCAAAGACGGCAACGTTCCCATCCGAGTGTTCTCCTTGAGTAGGTATTCTTTAGAGAACGCTTTGTTAGACGATTCTATCGGTTCTTTGGTTTGTAACATAGAATAG
- the tsf gene encoding translation elongation factor Ts yields MKTNISMEDIKSLRAQTGVGLTKCKEALEASEGDLEKAVLYLRKLGLASAGKKESRETKEGLIGAWADGKGFSLIEVNVETDFVANNDVFRGFVQSLVETLHDFAGDDLEKFLTLPYPKDPSVTVDQQRAVVMQTVGENIRINKIAFRSSSNEEKESCGIYSHGNGKNVAVVVIKGCDKCEALAKDIAMHVVASSPDYICRADVPSEIIEREKEVIASQTQGKPQAVVDKIVEGKLSNFYKEVCLLEQPFVKNPDKTVGQLLEEQGKASGTSLTLTYFSNWKIGA; encoded by the coding sequence ATGAAAACTAATATTTCTATGGAAGATATAAAGAGTCTCAGAGCACAGACTGGCGTTGGTCTTACAAAGTGTAAAGAGGCGTTAGAAGCTTCTGAAGGGGATTTAGAGAAGGCCGTCCTTTACTTGCGCAAGCTGGGATTAGCTTCTGCAGGAAAAAAAGAAAGCCGAGAAACGAAAGAAGGCTTAATCGGCGCCTGGGCTGACGGTAAAGGTTTTTCTCTTATCGAAGTTAATGTAGAAACAGACTTTGTTGCTAACAATGATGTCTTCAGGGGGTTTGTACAAAGTCTCGTTGAAACCCTACACGACTTTGCTGGAGACGATTTGGAAAAGTTTCTAACGCTCCCTTATCCTAAAGACCCCTCCGTGACGGTTGATCAACAAAGAGCTGTTGTAATGCAAACTGTCGGAGAAAATATTCGGATTAATAAGATTGCCTTTCGATCTTCTAGTAACGAAGAAAAGGAAAGTTGTGGCATCTATTCTCACGGAAATGGAAAGAATGTTGCCGTGGTTGTTATAAAAGGATGTGACAAGTGTGAAGCTTTAGCTAAAGACATTGCTATGCATGTGGTGGCTTCTTCTCCTGATTATATCTGTAGAGCAGACGTTCCTTCAGAAATTATCGAAAGAGAGAAAGAAGTTATAGCTTCCCAAACTCAAGGAAAGCCTCAAGCTGTCGTCGATAAGATTGTCGAAGGTAAGTTGTCTAACTTCTACAAGGAGGTTTGTTTGCTGGAACAACCTTTTGTGAAAAATCCAGACAAGACAGTGGGGCAACTGCTCGAAGAGCAAGGGAAAGCTAGCGGAACTTCTTTAACACTTACTTATTTTTCAAACTGGAAGATAGGAGCCTAA
- a CDS encoding protein arginine kinase — translation MSDCNTTMFQEFLQQKQALNYNPIWFASTLSLSRNLASFQFPHNLDKEQRCDILKLVSSAVQETPELTKCQTVSAKETSPKYKEFLHEYFLFSPENQEYSEGQAFITSSTENLLAGVNFDDHLFLHLIDFSAEPENGWHKLVSFETALQKKLSFAFSNNFGFLTTNPELCGTAFSYKAYLHLPGILYTKNSEPFLDEKSEVLFQSFLQGTTSFPGNVVTISNRNTLRLTEENILSSIRLWASKLSIAETAARKKLLDEQPDALSDILSRSIGLLKHSVLLELEEALNALSWIQLGFDLGKIKSARNSWIPLFWAIRRAHLAIQQEACNQSKEAKYEDIPRIRAEYVKSFANELSLT, via the coding sequence ATGAGTGACTGTAATACGACAATGTTTCAGGAATTCTTACAGCAAAAACAAGCTCTCAACTACAATCCAATCTGGTTTGCTTCAACACTTTCTTTATCCAGAAATCTAGCTTCATTCCAGTTCCCTCATAATCTTGATAAGGAACAGCGTTGCGATATCCTAAAGCTAGTCTCTTCCGCCGTTCAAGAGACTCCTGAATTAACAAAATGTCAAACAGTTTCTGCCAAAGAGACCTCGCCTAAATACAAAGAGTTCTTACATGAATACTTCCTCTTTTCTCCAGAAAATCAAGAATATTCAGAAGGTCAAGCTTTTATCACATCTTCAACAGAAAACTTATTGGCAGGCGTTAACTTTGATGATCATTTATTCCTGCATCTCATAGACTTCTCTGCAGAGCCGGAGAACGGATGGCACAAACTGGTATCTTTTGAAACAGCTCTGCAAAAGAAACTTTCTTTTGCTTTTTCTAATAATTTTGGGTTCCTAACAACTAACCCAGAGCTCTGCGGGACAGCTTTTTCTTATAAGGCGTACCTGCATCTGCCGGGTATTTTATACACCAAGAATTCCGAACCTTTCCTGGATGAAAAATCGGAAGTATTATTCCAAAGTTTTCTTCAAGGAACAACTTCTTTCCCTGGAAATGTTGTTACCATCTCCAACCGAAATACTCTTAGATTAACAGAAGAAAATATCCTTTCTTCCATTCGCCTATGGGCCTCTAAGCTTTCTATAGCAGAAACAGCTGCTAGAAAAAAACTTCTTGATGAACAGCCTGATGCTTTATCTGACATATTATCTCGATCTATAGGCCTACTAAAACACTCCGTCCTTTTAGAATTAGAAGAAGCCTTAAACGCTTTAAGCTGGATACAACTAGGTTTCGATCTAGGAAAGATAAAAAGCGCCAGAAACTCATGGATCCCTTTGTTTTGGGCTATACGCAGAGCCCACCTTGCTATTCAGCAAGAAGCCTGTAACCAGTCCAAAGAAGCAAAATACGAGGATATTCCAAGAATAAGAGCCGAATACGTAAAATCCTTCGCCAACGAACTCTCTCTTACCTAA
- the rpsB gene encoding 30S ribosomal protein S2, producing the protein MDSHNLSITVKELMEAGAHFGHQKRRWNPKMKRFIFEERNGLYIINLAKTLQKIREAIPCIHKAVRENRSILFVGTKKQAKGVIREAAEAAGEFYVCERWLGGMLTNMSTIRQSVKTLEKTEHELVAGQDYLTKKELSLLAKKRGKLDRNLSGVRFMKQLPGLLVVVDPSYERIAVAEAKKLGIPVLALVDTNCDPTPIDHIIPCNDDSLKSIKLIVNVIKEAVVAEKNRLGIAIASPEESLVSSEGVGVHPSTAEQMLSMKFDDGGRSDEN; encoded by the coding sequence TTGGATTCACACAATCTTTCTATCACAGTTAAAGAGCTCATGGAAGCTGGCGCTCATTTTGGACACCAGAAAAGGCGTTGGAACCCAAAGATGAAGCGCTTCATTTTTGAGGAGAGAAATGGGTTATATATTATCAACTTAGCTAAGACTTTGCAGAAAATTCGCGAAGCGATTCCCTGTATACACAAAGCCGTAAGAGAAAATAGATCCATTCTCTTTGTAGGAACGAAAAAGCAGGCTAAGGGCGTTATCCGCGAAGCTGCTGAAGCTGCTGGAGAATTTTACGTTTGCGAAAGATGGCTGGGTGGGATGCTTACAAACATGAGCACCATTCGTCAGTCTGTAAAAACGTTAGAGAAAACTGAGCATGAGCTTGTTGCTGGTCAGGATTATCTGACTAAAAAAGAGTTGTCTTTGCTGGCAAAAAAAAGAGGCAAGTTGGATCGAAATCTTTCTGGCGTTAGGTTTATGAAGCAGCTTCCTGGCCTGCTCGTCGTTGTTGATCCTAGCTATGAAAGGATTGCTGTAGCTGAAGCTAAAAAGTTAGGTATACCTGTCTTAGCTTTAGTGGATACAAACTGTGATCCTACGCCTATCGATCACATTATTCCGTGCAACGATGATTCTTTGAAAAGTATAAAATTAATTGTAAATGTAATCAAAGAGGCGGTTGTTGCAGAAAAAAATCGGCTAGGTATCGCTATCGCTTCTCCAGAAGAGAGTTTAGTTTCTTCTGAAGGGGTTGGCGTGCATCCTTCGACTGCAGAGCAAATGTTGTCTATGAAATTTGACGATGGAGGACGAAGCGATGAAAACTAA
- a CDS encoding UvrB/UvrC motif-containing protein — protein MDTTAANVPKCYLCQSAATLCFTVVDKEKTVRSYVCANCPAPGYYQARQKQFLDDTNPTIHLECGNCKTVWNQGSDKLLMGCSKCYENFKNALIIFLSKKLSPIFQKELSTESLYPGRKPGETTTTSPMIKLIALNEALKDTLEREDYEQAALLRDQINQIKNQDSHE, from the coding sequence ATGGATACAACCGCTGCAAATGTTCCAAAATGTTACCTCTGTCAAAGCGCCGCTACTCTTTGCTTTACTGTTGTAGATAAAGAGAAAACTGTGCGCTCATACGTATGTGCCAACTGTCCTGCTCCAGGTTATTATCAAGCACGTCAAAAACAGTTTCTAGACGATACCAATCCTACAATTCATCTTGAGTGTGGAAACTGTAAGACTGTATGGAATCAAGGATCCGACAAACTATTAATGGGATGCTCTAAGTGTTACGAGAACTTCAAAAATGCTCTAATAATATTCCTTTCTAAAAAGCTCTCTCCTATTTTTCAAAAAGAACTATCAACTGAATCCCTTTATCCAGGAAGGAAGCCTGGAGAAACGACTACAACAAGTCCTATGATCAAGTTAATCGCCCTTAACGAAGCGCTGAAAGACACTTTAGAAAGGGAAGATTACGAACAAGCCGCTCTCTTAAGAGATCAAATTAACCAAATAAAAAATCAAGATTCTCATGAGTGA
- the frr gene encoding ribosome recycling factor: MSFSPTSLVSETDQKMSALVDEFRQDVAATHAGRANPGLVENVPVEAYGTSMPIKDLAVISVPDARSILISPFDASNVSAICKGILAANINLNPQTEGSVIRVIIPEISASFRESMIKLVRRKGEDAKVAIRNIRREANTAVKAATGVSEDELESAEKKIQDLTNSHCKVVDNIVKAKETDLMTI; the protein is encoded by the coding sequence GTGTCTTTTTCTCCAACATCTCTGGTTTCTGAGACAGATCAAAAAATGAGTGCTTTGGTTGACGAGTTTCGTCAAGATGTTGCAGCCACGCATGCGGGGAGAGCAAATCCTGGGCTAGTAGAAAATGTTCCTGTAGAAGCCTACGGAACGTCTATGCCAATCAAAGATTTGGCTGTTATTTCTGTCCCTGATGCAAGAAGCATTCTTATTTCTCCCTTCGATGCTAGCAACGTCTCAGCTATTTGTAAGGGCATTTTGGCAGCCAATATCAACTTAAATCCTCAGACGGAAGGGTCCGTCATAAGAGTTATAATTCCTGAAATTAGTGCTTCTTTCCGAGAAAGTATGATTAAACTTGTTCGACGAAAAGGAGAAGACGCTAAGGTTGCTATAAGAAATATTCGTAGAGAAGCCAATACTGCTGTTAAAGCTGCTACGGGCGTTAGTGAAGACGAACTAGAGAGTGCAGAAAAGAAAATTCAGGACTTAACGAATTCCCACTGTAAAGTGGTCGACAATATCGTCAAAGCTAAAGAAACTGATTTGATGACTATTTAA